One Tissierellales bacterium genomic window, CGAAGATGGAGGGCTTTCTTTTGAAAAAGTATATTTTCCAAAGGTTGAAGTTCGTTTGAATGAAACTGAAACATATAATCCATTTGATTTTCCTGAAAAGCCCTTTGTAGAAGATGGAAAGCTATATTTATTAGTAGGTCAGGGACAAGACGGAGATTATAAAGGTGGGATCAAGGCATTGTATCAATCCGAGGATAATGGAGAGACATGGGAGTATATAAAGGAAGTACAATAAAACAAATTTATTAGGTATAGAACCTAAAAATATATTGATAAGGATAATGAGGATTTAAGATAGAATAATTTTAAGAAGTTGGATGCTGAAAGAATGTATAATACTATATCCAATAAGGTTTCCCATTTATAAAAAAACTAAATGAAAACTCTAGTTCATCCTTTGCTAGATATATGGGAGATGCTATGTTTGTTATACCTGCTCCTTTAATGTTACAAAGAATAGTAACTGGAATAACTTGTTTAGTAAAAGATGATTGTGTTATCCCTATCATGGTTGGCGATATTTGTAGCGACCAACGGCTGGAGTAGTAAACAAAAGTCTTAGAACCTTTGGAAACAGAGGAACCAAGACTTTTTTGTTTTATGAAAGTATTAAAATAGTAGCATTAAGATTTAATCTATTAAATACAATAAATAAGAATAAGTAAGATGGGTAAGTAATTATAATAAGATGTAAAATTATTTATAATTATTTTAAACGGAATCTATATCATATAGAAGGCTAAAAATACTAGTAATAGGAGGATTTTAATGATTAAGAGGTTTGAAGACAAGGTAGTTTTAATTACAGGTGGATCAGGAGATATTGGAAAAACTGCAGCTGAATTATTTTTAAAAGAAGGTGCAAAGGTTGCTATCGTGGGAACTAATGATGAAAAGTTAGCAAAAGTAAAAGAAAGTTTGGGAGATGTCCTAACGATTAGAGCAGATGTAACTAAAGAAGAAGAAGTTAAAAACTATGTAGAGAAAACAGTTGAAGAATATGGAAGAATTGACGTATTCTTTAATAACGCTGGAACTGAAGGGAAAATTTCATCAATAATAGAACAAGACATGAATGATGTTAGGAAAGTTATAGACATTAACGTAATTGGTGCGTTTATGGGACTAAAATATGTAATCCCTGTAATGCAAAAACAAGGATCTGGTAGTATTATAAACACATCATCAGATGCAGGTTTAGCAGGATCACCAGGGCTGGCTCCATATGTAGCATCAAAACATGCAGTTGTTGGACTTACAAAAACTGCAGCTTTAGAAGTTGCAAAGGATAATATTAGAGTAAATTCTATTAATCCTACTAATATAGAAGGAAGAATGATGGAATCTATAGAATCGGGTCTAGATCCTGAAGATCCAGAATCAATAAAACAAGAATGGCTTAATGCAATACCAATGGGAAGATACGCAACATTAGAGGAAGTTGCGAAACTTGTATTGTTTTTAGCATCAGATGACGCATCATTTATAACAGGAGCTCAATATGTAATTGACGGAGGAATATTAGCTTAAAATAAAAAAGATAAATCAACACTTTAGTTGCATTTGTTGCAATTAAAGTGTTTTGTTTATTAATTTATTTTATTAGCTAATTCATATATTTTTATTTTT contains:
- a CDS encoding SDR family NAD(P)-dependent oxidoreductase, producing MIKRFEDKVVLITGGSGDIGKTAAELFLKEGAKVAIVGTNDEKLAKVKESLGDVLTIRADVTKEEEVKNYVEKTVEEYGRIDVFFNNAGTEGKISSIIEQDMNDVRKVIDINVIGAFMGLKYVIPVMQKQGSGSIINTSSDAGLAGSPGLAPYVASKHAVVGLTKTAALEVAKDNIRVNSINPTNIEGRMMESIESGLDPEDPESIKQEWLNAIPMGRYATLEEVAKLVLFLASDDASFITGAQYVIDGGILA